From the genome of Spinacia oleracea cultivar Varoflay chromosome 2, BTI_SOV_V1, whole genome shotgun sequence, one region includes:
- the LOC130466717 gene encoding probable GTP-binding protein OBGM, mitochondrial: MLREVTVEVGMEVCDVVELIGMASLMNGRWGGHGTSKNKIGSRGEDKVVQVPVSTAIYFVESEIPSIVEKSSSVIHPWDLPGIFTSDLLASDQLSTFSLWEPDMD, encoded by the exons ATGTTAAGGGAGGTGACAGTGGAAGTGGGAATGGAAGTTTGTGACGTAGTTGAACTGATCGGTATGGCAAGCCTGATG AATGGACGATGGGGTGGGCATGGTACTTCAAAGAATAAGATCGGCAGCCGTGGAGAAGACAAG GTTGTGCAAGTTCCTGTTTCTACTGCTATCTATTTTGTGGAGAGTGAAATCCCTTCAATAGTGGAGAAGTCATCTTCTGTGATTCACCCTTGGGATCTTCCAGGTATTTTTACTTCTGATCTCCTTGCATCTGATCAGCTATCCACTTTTAGTTTGTGGGAGCCGGATATGGATTAG